In a single window of the Camelina sativa cultivar DH55 unplaced genomic scaffold, Cs unpScaffold00558, whole genome shotgun sequence genome:
- the LOC104773514 gene encoding carbon catabolite repressor protein 4 homolog 6-like — MLFNPKRGDFKLGQVRTPLDKAQTVSKLWDDAPVVLCGDFNCTLKSHLYNFISDWKLDLSGLARDKASGQGSGEFRPPRPKNYMMR; from the exons ATGCTTTTTAATCCTAAAAGAGGAGACTTTAAACTTGGTCAG GTCAGGACACCCTTAGATAAAGCTCAAACTGTTTCAAAGCTCTGGGATGATGCGCCTGTTGTTCTTTGTGGGGATTTCAATTGTACATTAAAG AGTCATTTGTACAACTTTATTTCAGACTGGAAG TTGGATTTGTCTGGTTTGGCTAGAGACAAAGCTTCAGGGCAAGGTTCTGGTGAGTTTCGTCCACCAAGgccaaaaaattatatgatgagGTAG